A window from Argopecten irradians isolate NY chromosome 3, Ai_NY, whole genome shotgun sequence encodes these proteins:
- the LOC138320178 gene encoding uncharacterized protein has translation MEIPVGLIDDACDLQSLNVKDLKKYLSSRGQHVSGNKRQLLERAQGARRLCLSDISIDRKDNIQEQENRKNDKLCTPLNERLPHPSELKNWTENFSNIPDFTEKEIYNYIVLKMNHKKQLKSKVFYEDGHVHSVKMSDVDENSSHCYVKANVLPSLPTANKKDTPDYSTWVMLSKVSGCVYSAECNCTAG, from the coding sequence ATGGAGATACCTGTAGGCCTAATCGACGATGCTTGTGATCTACAAAGTTTAAACGTGAAAGATTTGAAGAAATATCTGAGTAGTCGTGGGCAACATGTGTCAGGTAATAAGCGGCAACTACTTGAGCGTGCGCAGGGGGCAAGACGTTTATGTTTAAGCGACATTAGTATAGATAGAAAAGATAACATACAAGAGCAGGAGAACAGAAAGAACGACAAACTGTGTACACCGCTAAATGAACGTCTTCCTCATCCATCGGAGTTGAAAAATTGGACAGAAAATTTTTCTAACATTCCAGATTTCACAGAGAAGGAAATTTACAATTATATTGTGTTGAAAATGAACCACAAAAAACAGTTGAAATCGAAAGTGTTTTACGAGGATGGACACGTACATTCAGTGAAAATGTCGGACGTCGATGAGAACTCAAGCCACTGTTATGTGAAAGCAAATGTGCTCCCATCCCTTCCAACAGCAAATAAAAAGGATACACCGGACTACAGTACCTGGGTGATGTTATCTAAGGTGTCAGGATGTGTATACTCGGCAGAATGTAACTGCACAGCAgggtaa
- the LOC138320177 gene encoding putative methyltransferase DDB_G0268948, with protein MQSETYAYNLAIDVGCGNGQSTFPLAKTWKHVIGVDVSGSQIAEALAVKSNIDFRVGLAEDLYFQQDESVDLMTAGIFIHWINQPCFWKEATRVLRPGGVLAVYSFNT; from the coding sequence ATGCAGTCTGAGACGTATGCATATAATCTGGCTATTGACGTCGGATGTGGGAACGGTCAGAGTACCTTTCCTTTGGCGAAAACCTGGAAACATGTGATAGGAGTGGATGTTAGTGGATCCCAAATAGCTGAAGCGTTGGCAGTAAAAAGCAACATCGACTTCAGGGTCGGCCTGGCAGAGGACTTATATTTCCAACAGGATGAAAGTGTGGACCTTATGACAGCCGGTATATTCATTCATTGGATAAATCAGCCGTGTTTTTGGAAGGAGGCGACACGGGTACTTCGTCCTGGTGGTGTTCTGGCAGTGTATTCCTTCAACACATAA